Proteins found in one Malassezia vespertilionis chromosome 5, complete sequence genomic segment:
- the SPS19 gene encoding 2,4-dienoyl-CoA reductase [(2E)-enoyl-CoA-producing] (EggNog:ENOG503NVVN; COG:Q) → MPEPFKRAAVPATSVFKPDLFKDKVVFVTGGGSGICYSVTETLMRFGAKATILGRKADRLQAAAVQLSKDTGSEAFAAPADVRDIDSLHAAVKATLEKFGKIDFVICGAAGNFMAPIEGLSSRAFRTIVEIDLLGTFNTVRATLDEIKKQRGTYIHISATLHYSGLPWQAAASAAKAGVDTLSNALAVELGPFGVRSNCIAPGLIAGTEGADRLVPQGGEDIVESFIPLQRPGSKHDIANATVFLFSEAANWITGQIMVVDGGHVHFRAPWLPYPDSVLDPKSFGELFKGSKL, encoded by the coding sequence ATGCCGGAACCGTTCAAGCGTGCGGCAGTGCCTGCGACTTCGGTCTTCAAGCCGGACCTTTTTAAAGACAAGGTTGTGTTTGTAACGGGCGGAGGATCCGGTATCTGCTACAGTGTTACGGAAACATTGATGCGCTTCGGCGCCAAGGCCACAATTTTGGGCCGCAAGGCCGACCGGCTTCAGGCcgcagctgtgcagctCTCGAAGGACACGGGATCCGAggcgtttgccgcgcctgcaGACGTGCGCGACATTGATTCTTTGCACGCTGCTGTCAAAGCTACCCTCGAAAAGTTTGGCAAGATTGACTTTGTcatctgcggcgctgcgggcAACTTTATGGCGCCGATTGAGGGCCTCTCTTCTCGTGCCTTCCGCACGATTGTGGAAATTGACTTGCTCGGCACGTTCAATACGGTGCGCGCTACGCTCGACGAGATTaagaagcagcgcggcaccTACATCCATATCtctgcgacgctgcactACTCGGGCCTTCCCTGGCAGGCGGCTGCTTCCGCCGCCAAGGCAGGTGTCGATACGCTTTCTAATGCACTTGCAGTTGAACTTGGGCCCtttggcgtgcgcagcaacTGCATTGCGCCCGGTCTGATCGCCGGTACCGAAGGAGCCGACCGTCTCGTGCCGCAAGGCGGCGAGGACATCGTGGAGTCGTTCATTCCTCTTCAACGTCCTGGCTCCAAGCACGACATTGCAAACGCTACCGTCTTTCTTTTTAGCGAGGCTGCTAACTGGATTACCGGTCAGATCATGGTTGTCGATGGCGGCCATGTGCAtttccgcgcgccttggctGCCCTACCCCGATAGTGTGTTGGATCCCAAGTCGTTTGGGGAGCTCTTCAAGGGGTCCAAATTGTAA
- the AIP1 gene encoding WD40 repeat-like protein (BUSCO:EOG092619L1; EggNog:ENOG503NVTV; COG:Z), which produces MSLTRTGTYASNPVTVRGTCTKLSASSRGDKVAYGHGRTVVVRDLNAPSNTLVYAEHTHHVTVARFSPSGFYMASGDTSGSVRVWSLDGEERILKLHVQAMSGRITDLVWDGESKRIIAVGEGREKFGHAFLVDSGSSVGEISGHSKVINAAAIRAQRPFKAVTGGDDASVIFYTGVPFKYAKTLRVHTRFVQDVAYMPDGSVFVSAGSDGRVFAYDGQSGDVLGEFKDGESAHAGTVYAVSFAPAPAPHLVSVGADGHVKVWDVHTRGKVAAYEAGQEAGDKLGAQQVGAVWAQRETILSVDVAGRMHRLTFSGSALHLCDMLVGPTQGVTSLVRSAASTLASSYDGRVYVYADDGRASMIPAPLPASPSIVAMGAEQSCTVLAALDDAARVLKDGAYTYVPLQTYHSNLTAALQGQPKAMASAQATSYVLTDKGVDIVRDGRVTHCSSAALGMPSAPTAVSVSRDGASVAIGAEDTKVYLFSTHENGLDAAGTLENGRSAITALAFSPDAALLAAGESTGKIFVYDVAARQVKLTQWVFHTARINALAWSENGAYCARTRMSMSLPDLVGGAQCGPVNPLQQLGKRFGQDRATPFDAQRSSPAPQAAFRSRPMAQADDAAFFARANDAVDPGAHFHVDQMRQALPTVRPQGADWRDMETSFLQHPASMAGSSRHAAAQATPAWAHDFMKHTAPMPSAVKMESAPRSAPYAMRMPAFQRQFRPPMHAAPQPMSVQRDTLDTLSNTVWDSAFTAVDAQHGLHESVANALPAAEALHNMDADALAQTAERLLASVQHDTSDKFKQSQFMELMRKLRDRQAEVHGAEIVGHGTHKGEGRAARGPPTQEELDQMREEASRSMHRSTNNVTPPAQILQLDTAQELSEYFAQEDAARRSEAERNAAHDPRNVFQGDGGDVLERMREDEQYVRPPPAEENIFAAEMNKWTGMGANVARAGPGWEEDLSERGGAQEQDDEDFVGRAWEGAKGKGRVGAQEAEWARLQSDWDEFEASEPSIRPTAQAPFPFEAPAYSFNENNPYAASRTHHHAMHATQMDAVAESVLEHEAEVQNDPSKSSAWYNLGLRQQENEREKQAIAALHKAVALDPRMNDAWLALAISYTNENEREAALESLERWIEVNDTYADVVQKYTPRETGTHGRVAGILMAMARAGMPGSTEVDADIQVALGVLFNSSSEYDKAVDCFATALGVRPEDWLLYNRIGATLSNSGRSEESLDYYYQALALRPGFARCHFNLSISCLNLKRYQEAAEHALTALTLQHASEEELSGGERGQNTSVWEILRVSLELMQRPDLARLASARDLNAIQLHDLLG; this is translated from the exons ATGTCGTTGACACGCACAGGCACGTACGCGTCAAATCCCGTGACTGTACGCGGGACATGCACCAAGCTAAGCGCGAGTTCGCGAGGCGACAAAGTTGCCTATGGCCACGGCCGCACCGTCGTTGTGCGCGATTTGAAT GCGCCGAGCAACACACTGGTGTATGCGGAGCACACGCACCATGTCACCGTTGCGCGCTTCAGCCCCAGTGGCTTTTACATGGCGAGTGGCGATACAAGCGGCTCGGTGCGTGTATGGAGCTTGGATGGCGAAGAGCGAATCCTCAAGCTCCACGTCCAGGCCATGTCGGGCCGCATCACGGACCTGGTCTGGGACGGGGAGAGCAAGCGGATTATTGCGGTGGGCGAAGGCCGTGAGAAGTTTGGGCATGCATTTCTTGTTGATTCCGGCTCGAGTGTCGGTGAGATCAGCGGGCACAGCAAGGTTATTAACGCCGCTGCCATTCGCGCTCAGCGCCCATTCAAGGCTGTCACGggcggcgacgatgcgAGCGTGATATTCTACACGGGCGTCCCGTTCAAGTACGCCAAGACACTTCGTGTGCATACACGCTTTGTGCAGGATGTAGCGTACATGCCCGACGGTTCCGTGTTTGTCTCTGCCGGCTCGGACGGCCGCGTCTTTGCCTACGACGGGCAGAgcggcgacgtgcttggcgagtTTAAAGACGGGGAAAGCGCACATGCTGGCACTGTATATGCCGTCAGCTTTGCACctgcgcccgcgccgcatctCGTGTCCGTGGGTGCGGACGGGCATGTGAAGGTATGGGacgtgcacacgcgcggcaaagtTGCAGCGTACGAAGCCGGGCAAGAAGCTGGCGacaagcttggcgcgcagcaggtGGGCGCCGTGTGGGCACAGCGAGAGACAATTCTTAGCGTTGACGTTGCtgggcgcatgcacaggCTTACGTTTagcggcagtgcgctgcacctctGTGACATGCTTGTAGGTCCGACGCAGGGCGTCACTTCGCTggtgcgcagtgctgcaTCGACGCTTGCAAGTTCGTACGACGGGCGTGTATATGTGTATGCAGACGATGGACGCGCCTCGATGATCCCTGCTCCGCTCCCTGCATCGCCCAGCATTGTCGCAATGGGCGCTGAGCAGTCTTGCACCGTGCTTGCGGCCTTggacgacgctgcgcgtgtgctcAAAGACGGAGCGTACACGTACGTACCTCTCCAAACTTACCACAGCAACCTCACTGCAGCACTGCAGGGCCAGCCCAAAGCGATGGCGAGTGCACAAGCCACGAGTTATGTGCTTACAGACAAAGGCGTGGacattgtgcgcgatggcCGCGTcacgcactgcagcagcgccgcattggGCATGCCAAGTGCGCCGACGGCCGTGAGTGTTTCGCGCGATGGAGCAAGTGTCGCGATTGGCGCTGAAGATACCAAGGTGTATCTGTTCTCCACGCACGAGAACGGCTTGGACGCAGCCGGAACGCTTGAGAATGGTCGTAGTGCTATTACTGCGCTCGCTTTTTCGccggacgcggcgctgcttgcggcggGCGAGTCTACGGGCAAGATTTTTGTCTACGAtgttgcagcgcgccaagtaAAACTGACACAGTGGGTATTCCACACCGCCAGGATCAATGCGCTGGCGTGGTCCGAAAATGGAGCGTACTGTGCGA GGACACGCATGT CCATGTCGCTGCCCGACCTGGTGGGTGGCGCGCAGTGTGGTCCCGTGAACCCACTTCAGCAGCTTGGGAAGCGGTTTGGACAAGaccgcgcgacgccgtttgatgcgcagcggtcgtcccctgcgccgcaggcggCGTTCCGCTCGCGGCCCATGGCGCAGGCcgacgacgctgcgttCTTTGCGCGGGCAAACGACGCTGTGGATCCCGGCGCGCACTTCCATGTGGATCAAATGCGCCAGGCATTGCCAACGGTCCGACCACAAGGAGCTGATTGGCGCGATATGGAAACGTCTTTTCTGCAGCATCCTGCATCGATGGCAGGCTCctcgcgccacgccgctgcgcaagcgacgcCTGCGTGGGCGCATGATTTCATGAAACAcacggcgccgatgccATCGGCGGTGAAAATGGAGAGCGCTCCGCGAAGTGCGCCGTACGCCATGCGGATGCCCGCATTCCAGCGCCAGTTTCGTCCGCCCATGCACGCGGCTCCGCAACCCATGTCTGTTCAGCGCGATACGCTGGATACCTTGAGCAACACGGTGTGGGACTCGGCGTTTACTGCGGTtgatgcgcagcatggtTTGCACGAGAGTGTGGCGAATGCGCTTCCTGCCGCTGAAGCGCTCCACAACATGGACGCtgacgcgcttgcacaaACCGCAGAGCGGCTTCTTGCCTCGGTGCAGCACGATACCAGCGACAAGTTTAAGCAGAGTCAGTTTATGGAGCTtatgcgcaagctgcgggATCGCCAAGCCGaggtgcacggcgccgaaATTGTTGGGCACGGCACGCACAAAGGCGAagggcgcgccgcgcgaggcCCCCCGACGCAGGAGGAGCTCGATCAGATGCGCGAGGAGGCGAGCCGCTCGATGCACCGCAGCACGAACAATGTTACCCCGCCTGCACAGATCCTCCAGCTGGACACGGCACAAGAGCTGAGCGAGTACTTTGCGCAGGAAGacgcggcacggcgcagcgaagcggagcgcaatgccgcgcaTGATCCTCGCAATGTGTTCCAAGGAGACGGCGGCGATGTCTTGGAGAGAATGCGCGAGGATGAGCAATACGTACGGCCGCCGCCTGCGGAAGAAAACATCTTTGCGGCGGAAATGAATAAGTGGACAGGTATGGGCGCCAACGTCGCGCGTGCTGGCCCCGGATGGGAGGAAGATTTGTCCGAGCGTGGCGGTGCGCAGGAGCAAGACGACGAGGACTTTGTTGGGCGCGCATGGGAAGGCGCCAAAGGCAAAGGGCGCGTTGGGGCACAAGAGGCCGAGTGGGCTAGGCTGCAAAGCGACTGGGACGAGTTTGAGGCGAGCGAACCTTCTATCCGCCCCACGGCCCAAGCGCCGTTCCCATTCGAAGCACCTGCATACTCTTTTAACGAAAACAACCCGtacgcggcgtcgcgcacacaCCACCATGCGATGCACGCCACGCAGATGGACGCGGTAGCGGAAAGCGTGCTGGAGCACGAGGCGGAAGTCCAAAACGATCCGTCCAAGTCCTCGGCGTGGTACAACCTAGGTCTGCGCCAGCAGGAAAACGAGCGGGAAAAGCAGGCGattgccgcgctgcacaaggccgtcgcgctggatccGCGCATGAACGACGCAtggctcgcgctcgccatcaGCTACACAAACGAAAACGAAAGAGAGGCTGCGCTGGAGTCGCTTGAGCGCTGGATCGAAGTGAATGATACCTATGCGGATGTGGTCCAGAAAtacacgccgcgcgagacAGGCACGCACGGCCGCGTGGCTGGTATTTTGATGGCtatggcgcgtgcaggaaTGCCTGGCAGCACGGAAGTGGATGCCGACATTCAggttgcgcttggcgttTTGTTCAACTCTTCCAGTGAGTACGACAAGGCCGTAGATTGCTTTGCGACTGCACTTGGCGTGCGCCCTGAAGACTGGCTCCTGTACAACCGCATCGGTGCAACGCTGAGTAACTCGGGGCGCAGCGAAGAGTCGCTCGACTACTATTAccaggcgcttgcgctccgtCCGGGGTTTGCACGCTGTCATTTCAATCTGAGCATCTCGTGCTTGAATTTGAAACGCTACCAAGAAGCAGCGGAACATGCCTTGACTGCGCTTACTCTGCAGCACGCATCCGAAGAAGAGCTTTCTGGTGGCGAGCGTGGCCAAAACACGAGCGTATGGGAGATTTTGCGCGTCTCGTTGGAACTTATGCAGCGCCCCGacctcgcgcgccttgcctcAGCCCGCGACCTGAACGCCATTCAGCTGCACGACTTGCTAGGGTAA
- the KU70 gene encoding ATP-dependent DNA helicase II subunit 1 (COG:L; EggNog:ENOG503NW54) encodes MHANVDGEIPLLTAFRAAEKLMENKLVSSPKDYVGIMLWNTAESKMTTANRGRYRPNTVEYTPIEQVNVPATYGLQQLLEANKTSSKAMEKRFAPAHTPMRIDNALANALQLLTTSVKAGTRRVFFITNQDDPFPGNDKKLVQKASIEKMKEFYRRGIDAEPFFLGSAAHPFQVNLFYAEIFGVYDDGLIEDALRPWRLRLLQDQNVSKVNSWDSTTKWKELDEQMDGRDMPKRVIFDLMLDLGAIAKKDADDRHAKAQSRWRIQVKGYALISEAAVEMPVRISSYGKEDPEDFDEVIAHQQVFDTTTGSIVRDAKPAGAYQVSSGSTASLETRIILSEDEIKALRVFGRVPGITLLGFKDISTLNYLDNVKHSYFIYPSDVEFPGSKCVFTALLHAMHAKAKYALALFMPRENVIPAFVALLPQAEEIDEDGAQIVPPGMNMIILPYADDLRQAPQAPTKEANAEEVSAAEKVIDSFLRKEPFNPDTYTNPVLAHHYNVLKAVAFERPLPPYRDGTVPEYSLIGQRSLHAIRAWNQAIHADPRTSMQAPKAEARAAHKVEPMSKERDAELRYLHQQGLLVTVRFPPNSHQLNVPSLRLACEQYGLPSKGRKVDLLSALDKYIAS; translated from the exons ATGCATGCCAACGTCGACGGCGAAATTCCACTGCTCACGGCgttccgcgccgctgagAAATTGATGGAGAACAAATTAGTGAGCTCGCCGAAAGACTATGTCGGTATTATGCTATGGAACACG GCGGAATCCAAGATGACGACAGCAAATCGCGGGCGATACCGGCCGAACACAGTCGAATACACACCCATTGAGCAGGTCAATGTCCCGGCCACGTACGGATTGCAGCAGTTGCTTGAAG CGAATAAAACAAGCTCCAAAGCGATGGAAAAGCGatttgcgcctgcgcacacgcccaTGCGTATCGACAATGCGCTCGCGAATGCGCTCCAATTGCTCACCACCTC CGTCAAGGCAGGCACACGCCGTGTTTTTTTCATTACAAACCAGGACGATCCATTCCCTGGGAATGACAAGAAACTGGTCCAGAAGGCGAGTATTGAGAAAATGAAGGAGTTTTACCGGCGCGGGATCGATGCAGAGCCCTTTTTTCTGGGCTCCGCGGCACATCCATTCCAAGTAAACTTGTTTTATGCTGAGATATTTGGTGTATATGATGACGGGCTTATtgaggatgcgctgcggcctTGGCGACTCCGTCTTTTACAGGACCAAAATGTATCCAAGGTAAATTCGTGGGACTCTACGACCAAGTGGAaggagctcgacgagcaGATGGACGGGCGTGACATGCCGAAACGCGTCATATTTGATTTAATGCTTGATCTTGGCGCAATTGCAAAGAAAGACGCGGACGACAGACACGCCAAGGCCCAGTCCCGTTGGCGGATCCAAGTGAAAGG CTATGCACTTATCTCAGAAGCCGCTGTTGAAATGCCAGTGCGCATTTCGTCGTACGGGAAAGAAGATCCAGAAGATTTTGACGAAGTGATAGCACACCAGCAAGTGTTTGACACG ACAACCGGAAGCATTGTAAGGGACGCAAAGCCTGCAGGCGCATATCAAGTATCGAGCGGCTCGACGGCCAGCTTGGAGACACGCATCATCCTTTCTGAGGACGAGAtcaaagcgctgcgtgtaTTTGGCCGCGTACCTGGGATAACGCTGCTAGGCTTCAAAGATATCTCTACACTCAATTATTTGGACAATGTGAAGCACAGCTATTTTATATACCCGTCCGATGTG GAATTCCCAGGTAGCAAATGCGTATTtacggcgctgctgcacgccatgcatGCGAAGGCGAAATATGCGCTAGCGCTGTTTATGCCGCGTGAAAATGTGATCCCTGCATTTGTTGCACTGCTTCCACAGGCAGAAGAAAtcgacgaggacggcgcgcagattGTGCCACCAGGCATGAATATGATCATTCTTCCGTACGCAGACGACCTCCGGCAAGCGCCACAGGCGCCGACAAAAGAAGCCAACGCGGAAGAAGTCAGTGCGGCAGAGAAAGTAATTGAcagctttttgcgcaaagagcCCTTCAATCCCGATACATATACGAACCCAGTCTTGGCGCACCATTACAACGTGCTGAAAGCTGTCGCGTTCGAAAGGCCACTTCCTCCGTACCGCGATGGGACTGTCCCCGAGTATTCGTTGATCGGCCAGCGCTCTTTGCATGCGATTCGCGCATGGAACCAAGCGATACACGCTGACCCACGCACGTCTATGCAAGCCCCAAAggcggaagcgcgcgcggcgcacaaagTAGAGCCCATGTCGAAGGAACGCGACGCGGAGCTGCGCTACTTGCATCAGCAAGGGCTTTTGGTCACGGTGCGTTTCCCGCCAAACTCACACCAGCTCAATGTAccgagcttgcgcttggcgtgcgAGCAATACGGACTGCCGAGCAAAGGACGCAAGGTCGACTTGCTCAGTGCATTAGACAAATACATAGCTTCTTGA
- a CDS encoding thiamine diphosphokinase (EggNog:ENOG503NWEC; COG:F), with the protein MTLLAALHKAHNCDPWTDRALHAFVLDDVQIGFVQPRVLDAIRQFLRETLSDVLVIKEDGAHDVVTLAHGTSRAQRTAAMSALVAWMRARRIFPDPLDGWRDEPYAVYARAHGSASRSHVAFTLERAACALFGFATFGVHLTAYTPDGRIWVSKRSRTKQTWPSYYDNSVAGGIIAGDAPMASMIRECYEEAGLTEEQVTPYIKQTGCISYFHKTDAGWYQPEMQFTYDLALPSTEIVLAPVDGEAESFELLDKDAVLERVETLEFKPNCALVVADFFARHGMLTFENEEHYTAILECIHTPLRLPTP; encoded by the exons ATGACGCTGCTCGCGGCACTGCACAAGGCCCACAATTGCGACCCATGGACCGAccgcgcactgcacgccTTCGTCCTGGACGACGTGCAGATTGGATTTGTGCAGCCGCGTGTTCTTGATGCTATCCGCCAATTTctgcgcgagacgctgtCGGACGTGCTCGTAATTAAGGAGGATGGTGCACACGATGTTGTGACATTGGCGCACGGCACGTCGCGTGCACAGCGTACAGCGGCTATGAGCGCGCTTGTGGCTTGGatgcgtgcacggcgcattTTTCCTGATCCGTTGGACGGCTGGCGAGACGAGCCATACGCAGTatacgcgcgcgcgcacgggTCTGCATCGCGTTCGCACGTTGCATTTACactcgagcgcgcggcttgtgcgctgTTTGGTTTTGCCACGTTTGGTGTACATCTCACG GCGTATACACCCGACGGGCGCATATGGGTATCGAAACGATCGCGTACCAAGCAAACGTGGCCGAGCTACTATGATAATTCCGTTGCTGGAGGAATTATtgcgggcgatgcgcccaTGGCGTCTATGATTCGCGAGTGCTACGAAGAGGCGGGACTGACAGAGGAGCAAGTTACGCCGTATATCAAG CAAACTGGCTGCATAAGCTACTTTCACAAGACAGACGCGGGATGGTACCAGCCCGAGATGCAGTTTACCTACGACCTGGCGCTGCCATCTACCGAGATTGTCTTGGCACCTGTCGACGGCGAGGCGGAGTCGttcgagctgctcgacaaggaCGCCGTCCTGGAGCGCGTGGAGACGTTGGAATTCAAGCCGAATTGCGCGCTCG TGGTGGCAGACTTTTTCGCTCGCCACGGCATGCTTACGTTTGAGAACGAAGAACACTATACCGCAATCTTAGAGTGCATTCACACGCCCTTGCGCTTGCCTACACCGTGA